A portion of the Gemmatimonadaceae bacterium genome contains these proteins:
- a CDS encoding universal stress protein — translation MRLLKIEKILVATDLTKTSAGAVETGARLAAAIGATLHVAYVASERDELSVTPDRRREYDRDIEKALPLVKSATRPQAHVVFGDPPHALSSLAHTLKADVVILGRRDGQSKAASDRPVGSMAYACVTCTLIPVLVVAEALTLPLRNALVAVDMSEAARGSLLVAVSWSSALRDQSSTDATLTVLHVDTDADPTDDAAHMRRSVVHDADVLQRNAPGWAGVAVERLTIRNSDPAATISRHAIDSGSELVILGTRSSADHGLSIWGSVSAAVTRRLSVPILLVPPAVWRDHVRDVDPF, via the coding sequence ATGCGTCTGCTGAAAATTGAGAAAATTCTCGTCGCGACCGATCTGACCAAGACGTCGGCGGGAGCGGTTGAAACCGGCGCGCGCCTGGCGGCGGCAATCGGTGCGACATTGCACGTTGCGTACGTCGCGTCGGAGCGGGACGAACTCAGCGTGACACCGGACCGCCGCCGCGAATACGACAGGGATATCGAGAAGGCGCTGCCGTTGGTGAAGAGCGCAACGCGACCGCAGGCGCATGTCGTATTCGGCGACCCGCCTCACGCGCTCTCGTCGCTCGCCCATACGCTCAAAGCAGACGTCGTAATTCTTGGGCGCCGGGACGGACAATCGAAGGCAGCATCCGACCGTCCGGTCGGCAGTATGGCCTACGCGTGCGTGACGTGTACGCTCATTCCCGTCTTGGTCGTCGCAGAGGCATTGACGCTACCGCTGCGTAACGCGCTCGTCGCTGTCGACATGTCCGAGGCCGCGCGAGGATCGCTGCTCGTGGCCGTCTCATGGTCATCCGCGCTTCGAGATCAAAGCTCGACCGACGCTACGCTAACCGTCCTTCACGTCGATACCGACGCAGATCCGACGGACGACGCAGCGCACATGCGGCGATCGGTTGTCCACGACGCCGATGTTCTCCAGCGCAATGCGCCCGGTTGGGCCGGCGTCGCCGTCGAGCGGCTCACGATCAGGAATTCAGATCCCGCTGCTACGATTTCGCGGCACGCAATCGACTCTGGCAGCGAGCTCGTGATCCTGGGAACGCGATCATCCGCGGACCACGGCTTATCGATCTGGGGATCTGTCTCCGCCGCCGTCACTCGCCGGTTGTCGGTCCCGATCCTCCTGGTGCCACCCGCCGTCTGGCGAGACCACGTGCGCGATGTCGACCCATTCTGA
- a CDS encoding ester cyclase has product MSNEKRNMELMQTLDDAWNSQDLETFEKRHRPDVVVTWPGKPPTNGLKAHNQEAIDFFKAFPNQHLDNRPYRVFFASGDWTCSIAHFTGTMTGPMTGPDGTEIKPTGKSFEVDFCTVARWDENGQIIEENLFYDLVTFMKQIGLG; this is encoded by the coding sequence ATGAGCAACGAAAAGAGAAACATGGAGTTGATGCAAACGCTCGACGACGCCTGGAACTCGCAGGATCTCGAAACGTTCGAAAAGCGGCATCGGCCCGACGTCGTCGTCACCTGGCCCGGCAAGCCGCCGACCAACGGCCTGAAGGCGCATAACCAGGAGGCCATCGATTTCTTCAAGGCCTTCCCGAATCAGCACCTCGACAATCGTCCCTATCGCGTCTTCTTCGCCTCGGGCGATTGGACCTGCTCGATCGCGCACTTCACGGGAACCATGACTGGACCGATGACGGGACCCGATGGAACGGAGATCAAACCGACCGGCAAGTCGTTCGAAGTGGACTTCTGCACCGTCGCGCGTTGGGATGAGAACGGACAAATCATCGAAGAAAATCTCTTTTATGATCTCGTAACGTTCATGAAACAGATTGGTCTTGGCTGA
- a CDS encoding DoxX family protein produces the protein MIRVGVALIFVSIGLGKFDSRPGSEWVLIFARIGLGQWFRVFTGVVEVLGGVLMAPPRTSRYGALLLAATMLGAAIAHVTVLRDPLAVIIPLVLGGIAVVVGLHEPSYDIRALMSRGERERSATRNSGDAEA, from the coding sequence GTGATCCGAGTCGGCGTCGCGCTCATCTTCGTTTCGATCGGCCTGGGCAAGTTCGACTCGCGCCCTGGCAGCGAATGGGTGCTGATTTTCGCTCGCATCGGCCTCGGCCAATGGTTTCGCGTGTTCACCGGCGTCGTCGAGGTGCTCGGCGGCGTGCTGATGGCGCCGCCGCGGACGAGCCGATACGGCGCGCTGCTCCTCGCTGCAACGATGCTCGGTGCCGCGATCGCACACGTGACGGTCTTGCGCGATCCGCTCGCTGTGATCATCCCTCTCGTCCTCGGCGGCATTGCCGTCGTGGTCGGATTGCACGAACCATCGTACGACATTCGTGCGCTCATGTCGCGCGGCGAACGTGAACGGTCAGCCACGCGGAACAGCGGTGACGCGGAAGCATAG
- a CDS encoding ATP-binding protein — translation MSTGFIALALVVVALVLSVLIPARQTWLITKLLRETTEVLSPARLLQAELQSGLAEEIGALQSYALSGDTTFLARYGVMSARDDKRLAALDAVAGRFGAHSAAHLDTVRQRIETWRRTAGASIAQRAARDDVAAAFRNGRGDYYAFQVAIADLSADFAAEASARDDRVQSLEHLGLIWNAAMVLAAFVALCAVVMLTVRERRLAASLRRRVKQESMRARQELALREFAEALAGAFTIDDVTQRIADAALATVGGRGAFVEWISMQPDEPASVSVRAVAGAGVPPLSSVCEYAGSYTEQVAVNPKPALIPNLGQADSSARTTLSGPQGPAIVVPLRSGGKPLGALFVLSSRDHFRADDVARAAIFSHLAALAYEKVRLLDEAIQGRRRLERVITSRSRLMRGFSHDVKNPIGAADGYAELLSDGVYGDLNARQQESVTRLRRCVREALDLIDDLHELARAETGHLALSPDPVDVAELVCGAVEEYQASAASRRLSLTVEIADDLPMLTTSRTRVRQILANLLSNALKYADAGSVAVSAGRASTGPFGAGGDWVYIQVRDTGRGIPADKLDFIFEEFGRIGDSDQTGAGLGLAISRLLAQALGGQISVASRIGVGSTFSLWLPLTSQEVLETAAAVHEGSG, via the coding sequence ATGTCCACGGGATTCATCGCGCTCGCGTTGGTCGTCGTTGCGCTGGTCTTGTCGGTGTTGATCCCGGCGCGACAGACCTGGCTCATCACGAAGCTGCTCCGCGAAACCACTGAGGTTCTGAGCCCTGCTCGCTTGCTTCAGGCCGAGTTGCAGTCGGGACTCGCAGAGGAAATTGGCGCGCTTCAGAGTTATGCACTGTCGGGAGACACCACGTTCCTGGCGCGATATGGGGTGATGTCTGCGCGGGACGATAAACGCCTCGCCGCCCTCGACGCGGTCGCCGGCCGCTTCGGCGCGCACTCGGCAGCACATCTCGACACGGTTCGACAACGAATCGAAACCTGGCGACGCACGGCCGGCGCGTCGATCGCGCAACGGGCGGCTCGCGACGACGTCGCGGCGGCGTTTCGGAACGGTCGCGGCGACTACTACGCCTTTCAGGTCGCGATCGCCGACTTGTCGGCGGACTTTGCCGCCGAAGCCTCTGCGCGAGACGATCGGGTTCAGTCGCTGGAGCACCTCGGTCTGATCTGGAACGCCGCGATGGTGCTCGCGGCCTTTGTCGCGCTTTGTGCGGTGGTGATGCTGACCGTTCGAGAGCGCCGGCTCGCGGCATCGCTTCGGAGGCGCGTCAAACAAGAGTCGATGCGTGCGCGGCAGGAGTTGGCGCTGCGCGAATTTGCCGAAGCATTGGCGGGCGCGTTCACGATCGACGACGTGACGCAACGCATTGCCGATGCTGCCTTGGCAACCGTCGGGGGCCGCGGCGCCTTCGTCGAATGGATCTCGATGCAACCGGATGAACCAGCCTCCGTCAGTGTCAGAGCCGTCGCGGGCGCGGGCGTACCACCACTTTCCAGCGTATGTGAATATGCTGGTTCGTATACGGAGCAGGTGGCGGTGAATCCGAAGCCCGCGCTCATTCCGAACCTCGGTCAGGCTGATTCCAGTGCGCGCACCACGCTGAGTGGACCGCAAGGTCCGGCTATCGTCGTGCCGCTTCGATCAGGAGGGAAGCCCCTCGGCGCCCTCTTCGTGCTGAGTAGCCGCGACCATTTTCGTGCGGACGATGTGGCGCGGGCGGCGATCTTCAGTCATCTGGCAGCCCTTGCCTACGAGAAGGTGCGGTTACTAGACGAAGCCATTCAAGGGCGGCGGAGACTCGAGCGCGTGATCACGAGCCGGTCGCGCTTGATGCGTGGATTCAGCCACGATGTGAAAAACCCCATTGGCGCCGCGGACGGATACGCCGAATTGCTCAGCGACGGCGTGTATGGCGACTTGAACGCACGCCAACAAGAGAGCGTCACGCGCTTGCGTCGCTGCGTTCGCGAGGCGCTCGACTTGATCGACGACCTCCACGAGCTCGCGCGGGCCGAGACAGGTCATCTGGCGCTCTCGCCGGATCCGGTCGATGTCGCGGAGCTAGTGTGCGGCGCGGTCGAGGAATATCAGGCGAGTGCGGCGTCGCGCCGGCTATCGCTCACCGTCGAAATCGCGGACGATTTGCCAATGCTCACCACGAGCCGAACGCGGGTCCGTCAGATCCTTGCCAACCTGCTCTCGAACGCCCTCAAGTACGCGGACGCGGGATCAGTCGCCGTGAGCGCCGGTCGCGCGTCAACGGGTCCATTCGGCGCCGGAGGGGATTGGGTGTACATCCAGGTTCGCGATACAGGCCGCGGCATTCCGGCCGACAAACTGGACTTCATCTTCGAGGAGTTCGGCAGAATCGGCGACAGCGATCAGACGGGTGCCGGCCTCGGACTCGCGATCAGCCGGCTACTCGCGCAAGCGCTCGGTGGTCAGATCTCCGTCGCCAGCCGGATTGGAGTCGGTTCCACGTTCAGTCTTTGGCTACCGTTGACGTCTCAGGAGGTTTTGGAGACCGCCGCGGCCGTCCACGAGGGGTCGGGATAG
- a CDS encoding LuxR C-terminal-related transcriptional regulator, which yields MSDAPLEPAATYLTKHLTPGTLRHMLESELFALLEHTADAAYTVTSDGEICSWNRAAERLLGHASADVVRRNIDSVLNARDALGTDALAGGLEAAARHWNDERGIPNFDLEVSTKPGERIWINVSTIVFDNSRTGRRLFVRLARDMTERRQREALVTKLSDLARQVVAVTDPVSDHAPVEPLSEQERRILALFAQGKNATSIARKLKISPQTLRNHLHHINRKLRTHNRLEAVTHAQRRGLID from the coding sequence ATGTCCGACGCACCGCTCGAGCCGGCGGCGACGTACCTTACCAAGCATCTCACGCCGGGAACGCTGAGACACATGCTCGAATCGGAACTGTTTGCATTGCTCGAGCACACTGCGGATGCCGCATACACCGTGACGTCCGACGGCGAGATTTGCTCGTGGAACAGAGCCGCCGAGCGTCTGCTCGGTCACGCGAGCGCGGACGTTGTCCGCCGAAACATCGACAGTGTGCTCAACGCGAGGGACGCGCTGGGCACCGACGCGCTCGCCGGCGGCCTCGAGGCCGCCGCGCGCCATTGGAACGACGAGCGAGGTATTCCGAACTTCGACTTGGAGGTCTCGACGAAGCCGGGCGAGCGCATATGGATCAACGTGTCGACGATCGTCTTCGACAATTCGCGGACTGGCCGACGGCTCTTCGTGAGGCTGGCGCGGGACATGACCGAACGACGCCAGCGGGAGGCGCTCGTGACGAAGTTGTCGGACCTGGCGCGCCAAGTCGTGGCGGTCACCGATCCCGTGTCGGATCATGCGCCGGTCGAACCGCTCTCCGAGCAGGAGCGCCGCATTCTCGCGTTGTTTGCCCAGGGAAAAAACGCGACGAGTATCGCGCGCAAACTGAAGATCTCGCCACAGACATTGCGGAATCACCTGCATCACATCAATCGCAAGCTCCGTACGCACAATCGACTCGAAGCCGTGACACACGCCCAACGTCGCGGCCTGATCGACTGA